The Gadus chalcogrammus isolate NIFS_2021 chromosome 10, NIFS_Gcha_1.0, whole genome shotgun sequence genome contains a region encoding:
- the LOC130390144 gene encoding protocadherin gamma-A11-like, whose translation MNLHGRGLQGVSFPLFLFLYIADASLGQVHYSIPEEMSTGSVVGSIAVDLGLDVNRLKSGRARIFTEDDSEYIGLNSDKGTLVVAKRIDREVLCGQLSPCSLHFQIILDNPMELHRIDVEILDINDNAPAFAKKEMSFQISEMAVKGSRFSLDSAIDPDVSLNTLQTYKLTPTDHFKLNILSRPDGSKYVEMVLETSLDREKKDEHKLILTAFDGGNPQRSGSVKIIVIVMDANDNAPVFSQPVFTVNVPENALKGSVILKVSASDIDQGTNGEIVYSFSQNTNSALSLFNIDINTGEVTMYGVLDYEKAKHYEIDVEAKDKGGLTDTSKIMIDVIDVNDNAPVINIISFSNPIPEDSAPETVIAMFNIKDLDSGKNGQVKCFISPDLPFKMKPTSSNFYSLVTDDALDRELVPEYNITVTATDDGFPPFSVSKTITLKISDVNDNTPVFSQQSFIAYISENNLPGKSVLSVKANDNDFGNNARISYFLNDNRVNEMLTSAYFSMNAESGEIMAVRSFDFEQRKEFTISVKAQDGGSPPLSSNASVKILIQDQNDNAPQVLYPVQTGGSLVAEMVPRSVDVGYLVTKVVAVDVDSGQNAWLSYKLQKATDRALFEVGLQNGEIRTIRQVTDKDAVKQRLTVIVEDNGQPSRSATVIVNVAVADSFPEVLSEFTDFTHDKEYNDNLTFYLVLALAVVSFLFITCLVVIISVKIYRWRLERHLYKSGVNLPVIPCYPPLYADVGTGTLKHAFNYEVCGTTESRKSQLTECARPFSQSTLNRDHDVPQTMSRSTTHSMDLITEVRPHRCLHS comes from the coding sequence ATGAATCTTCATGGTCGTGGATTACAAGGGGTGTCCTTTCCGCTGTTCCTTTTCCTTTATATTGCTGATGCATCGCTCGGGCAGGTCCATTACTCAATTCCCGAGGAAATGTCGACGGGTTCCGTCGTGGGGAGCATCGCTGTGGACCTCGGTTTGGATGTCAATAGACTGAAATCCGGTCGTGCCCGTATATTTACCGAGGATGATAGTGAATACATCGGGCTGAATTCGGACAAAGGGACGTTAGTTGTCGCCAAGAGAATAGACAGAGAAGTCCTTTGCGGTCAATTGTCTCCCTGTTCTTTACATTTTCAGATTATATTAGATAACCCAATGGAGCTGCATCGTATAGATGTGGAAATTCTTGATATAAATGATAACGCCCCTGCTTTCGCTAAGAAAGAGATGAGTTTTCAGATCAGCGAAATGGCTGTGAAGGGATCACGTTTTTCGCTTGATAGTGCAATAGATCCTGATGTGTCATTGAACACGCTTCAAACATACAAATTAACTCCTACGGATCATTTTAAATTGAACATACTTTCTCGTCCCGATGGTTCAAAATATGTGGAAATGGTTCTGGAGACGTCGCTAGACAGGGAAAAAAAAGACGAGCATAAATTAATATTGACAGCATTTGATGGTGGAAATCCTCAACGATCGGGATCGGTTAAAATTATCGTTATTGTTATGGACGCAAATGATAATGCTCCTGTTTTCAGTCAACCCGTTTTCACGGTGAATGTGCCAGAAAATGCGTTGAAAGGGAGTGTGATTCTAAAAGTCAGCGCCTCAGATATAGATCAAGGGACAAATGGAGAAATCGTCTATTCTTTCTCTCAAAATACCAACAGTGCATTGTCTCTATTTAATATAGACATCAATACTGGGGAAGTGACTATGTATGGGGTATTGGATTATGAAAAAGCTAAACATTATGAAATTGATGTAGAAGCCAAAGATAAAGGTGGATTAACAGATACAAGCAAGATAATGATTGATGTAATTGATGTCAACGACAATGCGCCAGTTATTAATATCATATCATTCTCAAATCCCATACCGGAAGATTCTGCGCCAGAGACAGTCATTGCAATGTTCAATATCAAAGATTTAGACTCAGGTAAAAATGGTCAGGTTAAGTGTTTCATCAGCCCAGATTTACCTTTCAAAATGAAGCCGACCTCATCTAATTTCTATAGTTTGGTGACTGACGATGCTTTGGACCGTGAGCTAGTGCCAGAGTATAACATAACAGTGACGGCCACTGATGACGGAttcccccctttctctgtcAGCAAGACAATTACTCTGAAAATATCGGACGTCAATGACAACACCCCAGTATTCTCACAACAGTCGTTTATTGCATACATCAGTGAAAATAACTTGCCTGGGAAGTCAGTGCTCTCTGTCAAAGCCAACGACAACGATTTTGGAAACAATGCACGCATTTCGTATTTTCTTAATGATAACCGGGTTAATGAAATGTTGACATCAGCTTACTTTTCAATGAATGCAGAGAGTGGGGAGATAATGGCCGTGCGATCCTTTGACTTTGAGCAAAGAAAAGAGTTTACTATTAGTGTTAAGGCACAAGATGGAGGCTCTCCTCCCCTCAGTAGTAACGCGAGTGTGAAAATACTGATCCAGGACCAGAACGACAACGCCCCTCAGGTTCTGTATCCAGTCCAGACTGGTGGTTCTCTGGTGGCTGAAATGGTGCCTCGTTCAGTAGATGTGGGCTATCTGGTCACTAAAGTGGTGGCTGTTGATGTGGACTCTGGACAGAATGCCTGGCTCTCCTATAAACTACAGAAAGCCACAGACAGGGCGCTGTTTGAAGTGGGCTTACAGAACGGAGAAATAAGAACTATCCGCCAAGTCACTGATAAAGATGCTGTGAAACAAAGACTGACTGTTATAGTGGAGGACAACGGACAGCCCTCTCGTTCAGCTACAGTCATTGTTAACGTGGCGGTGGCGGACAGCTTCCCTGAAGTGCTCTCGGAGTTCACTGACTTTACACACGACAAGGAGTACAACGACAACCTGACTTTTTACTTGGTCTTGGCTTTGGCTGTGGTTTCCTTTCTCTTCATCACGTGTTTAGTGGTGATCATATCAGTGAAAATCTACAGATGGAGGCTTGAGCGTCACCTTTACAAATCAGGTGTAAATCTTCCGGTTATTCCGTGTTACCCGCCTCTCTATGCTGACGTAGGGACCGGTACCTTGAAGCACGCGTTCAATTACGAAGTTTGTGGAACGACTGAGTCTCGCAAGAGTCAGCTGACCGAGTGTGCCCGGCCCTTCAGTCAGAGCACCTTGAACCGGGACCACGATGTCCCTCAGACTATGTCCAGGTCTACAACGCACTCCATGGATTTGATAACAGAGGTGAGACCTCACAGATGTCTCCACAGTTAG